In a genomic window of Frankiaceae bacterium:
- a CDS encoding polyribonucleotide nucleotidyltransferase — translation MASLQPHSTTATIGDRTLTFSTGRLARQAGGSVTVTLGDTVVLSATTAAKNPRDQVDFFPLTVDVEERMYAAGKIPGGFFRREGKASEDATLTCRLTDRPLRPCFPKGFRNEVHVVMTILAIDDANPYDVLAINAAAASTLLAGLPFTGPVGAARVSHVDGQWVAFPTWEEGERATFDMIVAGRLLPDGTVAITMVEAEATTATVQLVADGAPKPTEEVVAEGLAFAEGAIKASCEAQSELAKLAGKETAEYPVFAEYGDDAMTAVRGAVESELVSALTIKGKQERETEVERIKDLAKEKLATEFEGREKEITAAYRSLTKTLVRRRIVSEKTRIDGRGLTDIRELHADVDVLPRVHGSALFERGETQILNVATLAMLRMEQMIDTLSPENRKRYMHHYNFPPYSTGETGFMRGPKRREIGHGALAERALLPVLPTKEEFPYAIRTVSEALGSNGSTSMGSVCASTLSLLAAGVPLKAPVAGIAMGLVYENGEYGVLTDILGAEDAYGDMDFKVAGTRDFVTALQLDTKLEGIPSDVLGRALNQARDARMEILDVMTEAIDAPAEMSPYAPRILIEKIPVDKIGEVIGPKGKVINQIQDDTGAQLSIEDDGTIYIGADNGEAAEAARQAVNAIANPTMPEVGERYLGTVVKTTNFGAFVSLMPGKDGLLHISKLRALAGGKRVEAVEDVLSVGQKVQVSIAEIDDRGKLSLIPVVDEAEGDSEESAEVEAVEDVLSVGQKVQVSIAEIDDRGKLSLVPVVDEAEGDSEESADAEVTDSE, via the coding sequence GTGGCGTCACTCCAGCCACACAGCACCACCGCCACCATCGGCGACCGCACCCTGACGTTCTCGACCGGCCGGCTCGCCCGGCAGGCCGGCGGCTCGGTGACGGTGACCCTGGGCGACACCGTCGTCCTGTCGGCCACGACGGCCGCGAAGAACCCCCGCGACCAGGTCGACTTCTTCCCGCTGACGGTCGACGTCGAGGAGCGGATGTACGCCGCCGGCAAGATCCCCGGTGGCTTCTTCCGCCGTGAGGGCAAGGCGTCGGAGGACGCCACGCTGACCTGCCGCCTGACGGACCGCCCGCTGCGCCCCTGCTTCCCCAAGGGCTTCCGCAACGAGGTCCACGTCGTCATGACGATCCTCGCGATCGACGACGCCAACCCGTACGACGTCCTGGCGATCAACGCCGCCGCCGCGTCGACGCTGCTCGCCGGCCTGCCGTTCACCGGCCCGGTGGGCGCCGCCCGCGTGAGCCACGTGGACGGCCAGTGGGTCGCGTTCCCGACGTGGGAGGAGGGCGAGCGCGCGACGTTCGACATGATCGTCGCCGGCCGCCTGCTCCCCGACGGCACCGTCGCCATCACGATGGTCGAGGCCGAGGCCACGACCGCCACCGTGCAGCTGGTCGCCGACGGCGCGCCGAAGCCGACCGAGGAGGTCGTCGCCGAGGGCCTCGCGTTCGCGGAGGGCGCCATCAAGGCGAGCTGCGAGGCGCAGTCCGAGCTGGCCAAGCTGGCCGGCAAGGAGACCGCCGAGTACCCCGTGTTCGCCGAGTACGGCGACGACGCGATGACCGCCGTCCGCGGTGCCGTCGAGTCCGAGCTCGTCTCCGCGCTGACCATCAAGGGCAAGCAGGAGCGCGAGACCGAGGTCGAGCGGATCAAGGACCTCGCCAAGGAGAAGCTCGCGACCGAGTTCGAGGGCCGCGAGAAGGAGATCACCGCGGCGTACCGCTCGCTGACGAAGACGCTCGTACGCCGGCGCATCGTGTCGGAGAAGACCCGCATCGACGGCCGCGGCCTCACCGACATCCGCGAGCTGCACGCCGACGTGGACGTGCTGCCCCGGGTGCACGGCTCGGCGCTGTTCGAGCGCGGCGAGACGCAGATCCTCAACGTCGCCACGCTGGCGATGCTGCGGATGGAGCAGATGATCGACACGCTCTCGCCGGAGAACCGCAAGCGGTACATGCACCACTACAACTTCCCGCCGTACTCGACGGGTGAGACCGGCTTCATGCGCGGGCCGAAGCGCCGCGAGATCGGCCACGGCGCGCTCGCCGAGCGGGCACTGCTGCCCGTCCTCCCGACGAAGGAGGAGTTCCCGTACGCCATCCGCACCGTGTCGGAGGCGCTGGGCTCCAACGGCTCCACGTCGATGGGCTCGGTCTGCGCGTCCACGCTGTCGCTGCTCGCGGCGGGCGTTCCGCTCAAGGCGCCGGTCGCCGGCATCGCGATGGGCCTTGTCTACGAGAACGGCGAGTACGGCGTCCTCACCGACATCCTCGGCGCCGAGGACGCGTACGGCGACATGGACTTCAAGGTCGCCGGCACCCGTGACTTCGTCACGGCGCTGCAGCTCGACACCAAGCTCGAGGGCATCCCGAGCGACGTGCTCGGCCGCGCGCTGAACCAGGCGCGCGACGCCCGCATGGAGATCCTCGACGTCATGACCGAGGCGATCGACGCCCCGGCGGAGATGAGCCCGTACGCGCCGCGGATCCTCATCGAGAAGATCCCCGTGGACAAGATCGGCGAGGTGATCGGGCCGAAGGGCAAGGTCATCAACCAGATCCAGGACGACACCGGCGCGCAGCTGTCCATCGAGGACGACGGCACCATCTACATCGGTGCCGACAACGGCGAGGCGGCGGAAGCCGCCCGTCAGGCGGTCAACGCGATCGCGAACCCGACCATGCCGGAGGTCGGCGAGCGCTATCTCGGCACCGTGGTGAAGACCACCAACTTCGGTGCCTTCGTCTCGCTCATGCCCGGCAAGGACGGCCTGCTGCACATCAGCAAGCTGCGCGCCCTCGCCGGCGGCAAGCGTGTCGAGGCCGTCGAGGACGTGCTGTCGGTGGGCCAGAAGGTCCAGGTCTCGATCGCCGAGATCGACGACCGCGGCAAGCTCTCGCTGATCCCCGTCGTCGACGAGGCCGAGGGCGACTCCGAGGAGTCGGCCGAGGTCGAGGCCGTCGAGGACGTGCTCTCGGTCGGCCAGAAGGTCCAGGTCTCGATCGCCGAGATCGACGACCGCGGCAAGCTCTCGCTGGTCCCCGTGGTCGACGAGGCGGAGGGTGACTCCGAGGAGTCGGCCGACGCCGAGGTCACCGACTCCGAGTGA
- the rpsO gene encoding 30S ribosomal protein S15 produces the protein MPLASDVKQQIMSDYATVERDTGSPEVQVAMLTRRISDLTEHLKTHKHDHHSRRGLLLLVGRRRRLLQYLAKTDINRYRALIERLGLRR, from the coding sequence GTGCCGCTCGCCAGTGACGTCAAGCAGCAGATCATGTCCGACTACGCCACCGTCGAGCGCGACACCGGCTCTCCCGAGGTCCAGGTTGCGATGCTGACGCGTCGCATCAGCGACCTGACGGAGCACCTCAAGACGCACAAGCACGACCACCACAGCCGTCGCGGGCTGCTCCTGCTCGTCGGGCGCCGCCGCCGGCTGCTCCAGTACCTCGCCAAGACCGACATCAACCGCTACCGCGCGCTCATCGAGCGCCTCGGGCTGCGGCGCTAG
- a CDS encoding response regulator transcription factor, whose protein sequence is MTTGAQRILVVDDDPNIRGMVKLVLETEGYTVDLAEDGFAALRAVEGKNPDCVVLDIMMPGMDGHAVLSRIRGGARGSLPVVMLTAAAGDDQAWQAWTEGVDYFLAKPFDADELLRFLNYLFQEHRSA, encoded by the coding sequence GTGACCACGGGGGCTCAACGGATCCTGGTCGTCGACGACGACCCCAACATCCGCGGCATGGTCAAGCTGGTCCTCGAGACCGAGGGGTACACCGTCGACCTCGCCGAGGACGGCTTCGCCGCGCTCCGGGCGGTGGAGGGCAAGAACCCCGACTGCGTCGTGCTCGACATCATGATGCCGGGCATGGACGGCCACGCCGTCCTCAGCCGCATCCGCGGCGGCGCCCGGGGCTCGCTGCCCGTCGTGATGCTCACGGCGGCGGCCGGCGACGACCAGGCCTGGCAGGCCTGGACCGAGGGAGTCGACTACTTCCTCGCCAAGCCGTTCGACGCCGACGAGCTGCTGCGCTTCCTCAACTACCTCTTCCAGGAGCACCGCAGCGCGTAG
- a CDS encoding bifunctional riboflavin kinase/FAD synthetase, whose protein sequence is MQRWRGLDAAPSGWRRCVVTIGVFDGVHRGHQAIIGEAVARARTADVPSVVLTFDPHPSEVVRPGSHPSVLTSPRYKADLVASLGADVLCVLEFTPEFSRLTPAEFAHLVLVEHLHAVGVVVGENFRFGHKAAGDVGELARIGERFGFAATGVPLVRDGGTTISSTYVRSCVDAGDVVAAARALGREHRVEGVVVRGDARGRTLGYPTANLRTAPYTAVPADGVYAAWLVRAGERLPAAVSVGTNPTFEGRERRVEAYVIDFDGDLYGETLALDFAASLRAADTMRFDSVEELVAQIGRDVANAREVLRS, encoded by the coding sequence ATGCAGCGCTGGCGCGGGCTGGACGCGGCGCCCTCCGGATGGCGGCGGTGCGTCGTCACGATCGGCGTCTTCGACGGCGTGCACCGCGGCCACCAGGCGATCATCGGCGAGGCCGTCGCGCGCGCTCGCACCGCGGACGTACCGAGCGTGGTGCTGACGTTCGACCCGCACCCGTCGGAGGTCGTACGCCCAGGCTCCCATCCCAGCGTCCTCACGAGCCCGCGGTACAAGGCCGATCTGGTCGCCTCGCTCGGTGCCGACGTGCTCTGCGTGCTGGAGTTCACGCCGGAGTTCAGCAGGCTGACGCCCGCGGAGTTCGCGCACCTCGTCCTCGTCGAGCACCTGCACGCCGTCGGCGTCGTCGTCGGCGAGAACTTCCGCTTCGGCCACAAGGCGGCCGGCGACGTGGGGGAGCTGGCGCGGATCGGCGAACGGTTCGGCTTCGCGGCGACCGGCGTGCCGCTCGTCCGCGACGGGGGGACGACGATCTCCTCGACGTACGTGCGGTCCTGCGTCGACGCCGGGGACGTCGTGGCGGCCGCGCGCGCCCTGGGTCGTGAGCACCGGGTCGAGGGCGTCGTCGTCCGCGGCGACGCGCGCGGCCGGACGCTCGGTTACCCGACCGCCAACCTCCGAACCGCGCCGTACACCGCTGTGCCCGCCGATGGCGTGTACGCGGCATGGCTGGTCCGCGCGGGGGAGAGACTCCCCGCCGCCGTGTCCGTCGGGACCAACCCGACGTTCGAGGGCCGCGAACGCCGCGTGGAGGCGTACGTCATCGACTTCGACGGCGACCTCTACGGCGAGACGCTGGCGCTGGACTTCGCGGCGTCGTTGCGCGCGGCCGACACCATGCGCTTCGACTCGGTCGAGGAGCTCGTCGCGCAAATCGGCCGAGACGTCGCGAACGCCCGCGAAGTGCTGCGCTCCTAG
- a CDS encoding response regulator transcription factor has translation MAPQAAGGGAAEPSRASLHVVIRAVVVHQDAGLRDEIAGVLADEDVRVVACLDTPEAYADCAPDVVVLAHRPPGTSAVDLCERLRAADPSCPAIVVVAADPRAVLLRRAIQTGATGFVCAGSPPQVLREAIRWASAGRVFLDPACGGLVVELVAKTQKGLPYGLTRAELDVVALLPKGMPNREIANELGISENTVKTHLRHALRKLGVRDRAQAAALVVREGLA, from the coding sequence GTGGCGCCGCAGGCCGCCGGCGGCGGTGCGGCGGAGCCGTCGCGCGCGTCGTTGCACGTCGTGATCCGCGCCGTCGTCGTCCACCAGGACGCGGGGCTGCGCGACGAGATCGCGGGGGTGCTGGCCGACGAGGACGTGCGCGTCGTCGCGTGCCTCGACACCCCGGAGGCGTACGCCGACTGCGCCCCCGACGTCGTCGTCCTCGCCCACCGGCCGCCGGGGACGTCGGCCGTGGACCTCTGCGAACGTCTCCGCGCCGCCGACCCGTCCTGCCCCGCGATCGTCGTCGTCGCCGCGGACCCGCGCGCGGTGCTGCTGCGTCGCGCGATCCAGACGGGGGCGACGGGGTTCGTCTGCGCGGGGTCGCCGCCGCAGGTGCTCCGCGAGGCGATCCGGTGGGCGAGCGCCGGTCGCGTGTTCCTCGACCCCGCGTGCGGGGGGCTGGTGGTGGAGCTGGTGGCGAAGACGCAGAAGGGGCTGCCGTACGGCCTCACGCGCGCGGAGCTTGACGTCGTCGCGCTGCTGCCCAAGGGCATGCCCAACCGCGAGATCGCCAACGAGCTCGGCATCTCCGAGAACACCGTCAAGACCCACCTGCGCCACGCGCTCCGCAAGCTCGGCGTGCGCGACCGCGCGCAGGCGGCGGCACTGGTCGTACGAGAAGGGCTGGCCTAG
- a CDS encoding sigma-70 family RNA polymerase sigma factor yields the protein MSSYAEHPAAGSPDGLLVRAYLNGDPTAFDTLYERYSARILGYLYGKCHGDRLSAEELAQETWTRVLEYLPGFDQRRRLLPYLYTIATNLLPAYWRRTAVEVSVEDIRDSAPAVPDDTERIVTIAAVNEALAKIDKRHSAVLYMRYAEDRDAAELAEFFGLKRNAFEQLLLRARRAMKNEYRGPAVLVPGLPGLLARLRRLGATAGARLQMASGATVSVAGELAIGAAITAGGIGLVIHGSGANAADGRLARPAAVSDQRGAIAYEHTARDLYSGLPRGVGDVAAGVPGAAGTSDEALAAGAEVWDTGVEDGSTATTTTDGTSEAYTDGGVGPAGTAGGVPGVQPATPWTPGGDTPDAPDGTLYVAPPNVNAPAPDAEVYANPDGESGASVESDETSGEVALNRKIAEEGEIVTQEAETQVGETPLTLETWVYTNDFSVCYETTLC from the coding sequence ATGAGTTCGTACGCCGAGCACCCCGCCGCCGGGTCCCCCGACGGCCTCCTCGTCCGCGCCTACCTCAACGGCGACCCCACGGCGTTCGACACGCTGTACGAGCGCTACTCGGCGCGGATCCTGGGGTATCTCTACGGCAAGTGCCACGGCGACCGGCTGAGTGCCGAGGAGCTCGCGCAGGAGACCTGGACGCGGGTGCTCGAGTACCTGCCCGGGTTCGACCAGCGGCGCCGGCTGCTGCCGTACCTGTACACCATCGCCACGAACCTCCTCCCGGCGTACTGGCGCCGTACCGCCGTCGAGGTGTCGGTCGAGGACATCCGCGACAGCGCCCCCGCCGTACCCGACGACACGGAGCGCATCGTCACCATCGCGGCCGTCAACGAGGCGCTCGCCAAGATCGACAAGCGGCACAGCGCCGTCCTCTACATGCGGTACGCCGAGGACCGCGACGCCGCCGAGCTCGCCGAGTTCTTCGGGCTCAAGCGCAACGCGTTCGAGCAGCTGCTCCTGCGCGCCAGGCGCGCGATGAAGAACGAGTACCGCGGCCCCGCGGTCCTCGTTCCCGGGCTGCCTGGCCTGCTCGCGCGGCTACGGCGTCTCGGCGCGACGGCCGGCGCGCGGCTGCAGATGGCGAGCGGCGCCACGGTGTCCGTCGCGGGCGAGCTCGCGATCGGCGCCGCGATCACGGCCGGCGGCATCGGCCTCGTCATCCACGGGTCGGGCGCGAATGCCGCGGACGGCCGCCTCGCGCGCCCCGCCGCCGTCTCGGACCAGCGCGGGGCGATCGCGTACGAGCACACCGCGCGCGATCTCTACTCCGGGCTGCCGCGCGGTGTCGGTGACGTCGCCGCCGGCGTGCCGGGTGCCGCGGGCACGTCGGACGAGGCACTCGCCGCGGGTGCGGAGGTCTGGGACACCGGCGTCGAGGACGGCTCGACGGCAACGACCACCACGGACGGAACCTCCGAGGCGTACACCGACGGCGGGGTCGGTCCCGCTGGCACGGCTGGCGGCGTGCCGGGCGTACAGCCGGCCACGCCGTGGACTCCCGGCGGCGACACGCCCGACGCCCCCGACGGCACGCTCTACGTCGCCCCGCCGAACGTCAACGCCCCGGCACCCGACGCCGAGGTCTACGCCAACCCGGACGGCGAGTCCGGCGCGTCGGTCGAGTCCGACGAGACGTCAGGGGAAGTCGCCCTGAACCGCAAGATCGCGGAGGAAGGAGAGATCGTCACGCAGGAAGCCGAGACCCAGGTCGGGGAGACCCCACTGACCCTGGAGACGTGGGTCTACACCAACGATTTCAGCGTCTGCTACGAAACCACGCTCTGCTAA
- the truB gene encoding tRNA pseudouridine(55) synthase TruB produces MSGLLVVDKPAGWTSHDVVARVRRLAATRRVGHAGTLDPMATGVLVLGIEKATRLLGHLTLHEKTYDATIRLGADTVSHDAEGEVTAAYDTSSVTEAGVRSAAEALVGELDQVPPAVSAISVGGVRSYARARRGEDVVLPPRRVTVHAFEVLAVRGDDVDVRVRCSAGTYVRALARDLGATLGVGGHLTALRRTASGPYALPAPTLDDLERDGVAAHLVPITEAARAAFAVLTVGAEDARRVTTGVRIAAGATPEGAFAICDESGALLALAESRADGRLGYLAVFA; encoded by the coding sequence GTGAGCGGCCTGCTCGTCGTCGACAAGCCGGCGGGGTGGACCAGCCACGACGTCGTCGCGCGGGTACGCCGCCTCGCCGCCACCAGGCGCGTGGGCCACGCAGGGACGCTCGACCCGATGGCGACCGGCGTGCTCGTCCTCGGCATCGAGAAGGCCACCAGGCTGCTCGGCCACCTGACGCTGCACGAGAAGACGTACGACGCCACCATCCGCCTCGGCGCCGACACCGTGTCGCACGACGCGGAGGGCGAGGTGACCGCGGCGTACGACACGTCCTCGGTCACCGAGGCCGGCGTGCGTTCCGCGGCGGAGGCCCTTGTCGGCGAGCTCGACCAGGTGCCGCCGGCGGTGAGCGCGATCAGCGTGGGTGGCGTGCGGTCGTACGCCCGCGCGCGGCGCGGCGAGGACGTCGTGCTGCCGCCGCGGCGGGTGACCGTGCACGCGTTCGAGGTGCTGGCGGTGCGGGGCGACGACGTGGACGTGCGGGTGCGGTGCTCGGCGGGGACGTACGTCCGCGCGCTGGCTCGCGACCTCGGCGCCACCCTGGGCGTGGGCGGTCACCTGACGGCGCTGCGGCGTACGGCCTCGGGGCCGTACGCGCTCCCCGCGCCGACCCTCGACGACCTGGAACGCGACGGGGTCGCCGCGCACCTGGTGCCGATCACGGAGGCGGCGCGGGCGGCGTTCGCCGTGCTGACCGTCGGCGCGGAGGACGCGCGCCGGGTGACGACCGGCGTGCGGATCGCGGCGGGGGCAACGCCAGAGGGGGCGTTCGCGATCTGCGACGAGTCGGGGGCGCTGCTCGCGCTCGCCGAGTCCCGCGCCGACGGCCGGCTCGGCTACCTCGCGGTGTTCGCCTAG
- a CDS encoding bifunctional oligoribonuclease/PAP phosphatase NrnA, whose product MTDAAVRAPAGPVWDEAVGLLRSADEVALACHVGPDGDALGSLLALAIGLRSLGKRVVASWGSEPFEVPAQYAFLPGLDLLTPPESFPAAPELLVTFDTGSLDRLGVLAGNAKNAAHVVVVDHHVSNTRFGTVNLLDTDAAASALLVDELLRRLGVPIDADIAACLYTGLTTDTGSFKYQATTPAVHGVAARLLETGIDHAAIAREVWDTKPFGYVKLLGVLLGRATLEDGLVWTWSTQADFAAYGVTMDDIEGAIDVLRTTVEAEVAVICKETPEGSYAVSMRAKGATDVGAAAVSLGGGGHRYAAGFTSEADLATTMDRLRTALRRPRP is encoded by the coding sequence GTGACCGACGCGGCCGTACGTGCCCCCGCGGGCCCCGTCTGGGACGAGGCCGTCGGGCTGCTGCGTAGCGCCGACGAGGTCGCGCTCGCCTGCCACGTCGGCCCCGACGGCGACGCGCTCGGGTCACTGCTCGCGCTCGCGATCGGGCTGCGTTCCCTCGGCAAGCGGGTCGTCGCGTCGTGGGGGAGCGAGCCGTTCGAGGTGCCTGCGCAGTATGCGTTCCTCCCGGGTCTCGACCTGCTGACGCCGCCGGAGTCGTTCCCCGCGGCGCCGGAGCTGCTCGTGACGTTCGACACCGGCTCGCTCGACCGGCTCGGCGTCCTGGCCGGCAACGCCAAGAACGCCGCGCACGTCGTCGTCGTCGACCACCACGTCTCCAACACGCGCTTCGGCACCGTCAACCTGCTCGACACCGACGCCGCCGCGAGCGCGCTGCTCGTCGACGAGCTGCTGCGCCGCCTCGGGGTGCCGATCGACGCGGACATCGCCGCCTGCCTCTACACGGGGCTGACGACGGACACCGGGTCGTTCAAGTACCAGGCGACGACGCCCGCCGTGCACGGCGTCGCCGCGCGGCTGCTGGAGACCGGCATCGACCACGCCGCGATCGCGCGGGAGGTCTGGGACACCAAGCCGTTCGGCTACGTGAAGCTGCTCGGCGTCCTCCTCGGCCGCGCGACGCTCGAGGACGGCCTCGTCTGGACGTGGTCGACGCAGGCCGACTTCGCGGCGTACGGCGTCACGATGGACGACATCGAGGGCGCCATCGACGTGCTGCGCACGACCGTCGAGGCCGAGGTCGCGGTGATCTGCAAGGAGACGCCGGAGGGCTCGTACGCCGTGTCGATGCGCGCCAAGGGCGCCACCGACGTCGGCGCCGCCGCGGTGTCGCTCGGCGGCGGCGGGCACCGGTACGCCGCGGGCTTCACCAGCGAGGCCGACCTCGCGACGACGATGGACCGGCTGCGTACGGCGCTGCGTCGACCTCGCCCGTGA
- the rbfA gene encoding 30S ribosome-binding factor RbfA — protein sequence MTDVARARKLADRIKTVVAETVEFGVKDPRLGFVTFTDARVTPDLREATLFYTVLGDDTAHTDTAVALESAKGVLRAEIGKQCRLRFTPTLTFTADRVPEDADRIEALVREAREADARVAAAAATAQPAGEADPYKKPREEDDEE from the coding sequence ATGACCGACGTAGCCCGCGCGCGCAAGCTCGCGGACCGCATCAAGACGGTCGTCGCCGAGACGGTCGAGTTCGGCGTGAAGGACCCGCGCCTGGGGTTCGTCACCTTCACCGACGCGCGCGTGACCCCGGACCTGCGCGAGGCGACGCTGTTCTACACGGTGCTCGGCGACGACACCGCGCACACCGACACCGCCGTCGCGCTGGAGTCGGCGAAGGGCGTGCTCCGCGCGGAGATCGGCAAGCAGTGCAGGCTGCGGTTCACGCCGACGCTGACGTTCACCGCCGACCGTGTGCCCGAGGACGCCGACCGGATCGAGGCGCTGGTCCGCGAGGCGCGCGAGGCCGACGCCCGTGTCGCCGCGGCGGCCGCCACGGCCCAGCCCGCGGGCGAGGCGGACCCGTACAAGAAGCCCCGCGAGGAAGACGACGAGGAGTGA
- a CDS encoding DUF503 domain-containing protein — MFTGTLALDLLLGDVHSLKEKRSVVRPIVAELRRKYDVSAAEAGHLDLHRRALVGVAVVAADRAHCVEVLDAAERLVMGHPEVEIVSAHTSFHSLEDDQ, encoded by the coding sequence GTGTTCACCGGCACTCTCGCGCTCGACCTTCTCCTGGGAGACGTGCACTCCCTCAAGGAGAAGCGCTCGGTCGTGCGGCCGATCGTCGCGGAGCTCCGTCGCAAGTACGACGTCTCCGCGGCGGAGGCCGGGCACCTCGACCTCCACCGCCGCGCGCTGGTGGGTGTCGCGGTCGTTGCCGCCGACCGCGCGCACTGCGTCGAGGTGCTCGATGCGGCGGAACGCCTCGTCATGGGGCACCCTGAGGTGGAGATCGTCTCCGCGCACACCTCGTTCCACTCCCTGGAGGACGACCAATGA